The following coding sequences lie in one Bifidobacterium sp. ESL0690 genomic window:
- a CDS encoding peptide deformylase, translating into MQQPIVTSTAFLSQSSAPATLDDLDCAQNLKDTLEAHADKCVGMAANMIGERKQIIVFNDELTGRLMTMFNPEIIEKEEPYQTEEGCLSLESTRKTTRFQTIRVHYQDRRFKERTANFSGWTAQIIQHEIDHCNGILI; encoded by the coding sequence ATGCAGCAACCCATCGTGACCTCAACAGCCTTCCTGTCGCAGTCCAGCGCACCGGCCACGCTGGACGATCTGGACTGTGCGCAAAATCTCAAGGATACGCTTGAAGCGCACGCCGACAAGTGTGTGGGTATGGCCGCCAATATGATTGGCGAGCGCAAGCAAATCATCGTGTTCAACGACGAGCTGACCGGCCGCTTGATGACGATGTTCAATCCCGAAATCATCGAAAAAGAAGAACCTTACCAGACCGAGGAAGGCTGCCTCTCACTTGAATCAACCAGAAAGACAACGCGGTTCCAAACGATCCGCGTACATTATCAGGACAGGCGGTTCAAGGAACGCACCGCGAATTTTAGTGGTTGGACGGCGCAAATCATCCAACACGAAATCGACCACTGCAACGGCATACTTATCTAA
- a CDS encoding dioxygenase, producing MEQEMTNLPANLPEALPIENPLSSADARVPVEIEQSSGLLLQGRRLRSFAYTTDAAVIHNTNADAILAVYPFTGQPVINQAVLSVAQAPVFVGVGGGTTTGTRVLELAVFAEMQGVAGVVLNAPSEVEIVREVAMTVHVPVMATVVQWDDMVQRKIEAGAKIINVAAGKNTAEVVAHIKDRYPEIPVVASSGGSAESIRETIEAGANALSWTPPSAAQLQKQMMERYRRGETGHVDGTQSAPSSPIPNVNPNGTTKSFYTSTASMGHPYTDVPPVKQPSPRHKKQTPPSEAIVESN from the coding sequence ATGGAACAGGAAATGACCAACCTGCCGGCAAATCTGCCGGAAGCGTTGCCTATTGAAAACCCGCTGAGCTCGGCCGATGCCCGGGTTCCGGTGGAGATTGAACAGTCTTCCGGGCTGCTGTTGCAGGGTAGGCGTCTGCGTTCGTTCGCTTATACCACTGACGCTGCTGTAATACATAACACCAATGCCGACGCGATTCTTGCCGTCTATCCGTTCACCGGTCAGCCAGTCATCAACCAGGCCGTGCTTTCCGTGGCGCAGGCCCCGGTTTTCGTAGGTGTCGGGGGAGGCACCACTACTGGTACGCGTGTGCTCGAGTTGGCTGTGTTTGCCGAAATGCAAGGTGTTGCTGGCGTCGTTTTGAACGCTCCCAGTGAAGTCGAGATCGTGCGCGAGGTTGCGATGACCGTGCACGTTCCCGTGATGGCCACGGTCGTGCAATGGGACGATATGGTACAGCGCAAGATCGAGGCGGGCGCGAAGATCATCAACGTCGCCGCCGGCAAGAACACCGCCGAAGTGGTGGCTCATATCAAGGACCGTTACCCGGAGATTCCGGTGGTCGCCAGTTCCGGAGGTTCCGCCGAGTCGATTCGTGAGACTATCGAGGCCGGCGCGAACGCTCTTTCGTGGACGCCGCCGAGCGCAGCCCAGCTGCAGAAACAGATGATGGAACGTTACCGTCGCGGCGAAACCGGGCATGTGGATGGTACTCAAAGTGCTCCAAGCTCGCCGATTCCCAACGTCAATCCGAACGGTACCACCAAGAGTTTCTACACCTCGACGGCCAGCATGGGCCACCCTTATACGGATGTGCCGCCGGTCAAGCAGCCGAGCCCACGTCACAAGAAGCAGACCCCACCCAGCGAGGCCATCGTCGAATCGAACTGA